In Cicer arietinum cultivar CDC Frontier isolate Library 1 chromosome 1, Cicar.CDCFrontier_v2.0, whole genome shotgun sequence, one DNA window encodes the following:
- the LOC101491284 gene encoding serine/threonine-protein kinase UCN-like translates to MDSKIALSTEKLDLNNLKPLKVLGKGAMGTVFLVQQQQQHNNSYMALKVVDKSSTHDSHRRALWEIHVLSTLAHPFLPSLLGFFETDQLLGWAVPYCPGGDLNVLRYRQTDHVFSPTVIRFYLAEILCALDHLHTMGIAYRDLKPENILIQQSGHVTLTDFDLSRKLSPKTVKIKTIISENHESRREIRHSRVPLNRKPLKNAKTARVSPVSRRGLSFSDGERSNSFVGTSEYVAPEVVRGDGHEFAVDWWALGVLTYEMLYGKTPFKGKNRKETFRNVLFKTPEFVGRKTALTDLIERLLEKDPMKRLGYFGGACDIKEHEFFRGVKWNLLTEVVRPPFIPSRDDDYLTEGKLAAGVNINDYFEKLKSPPSLPTSPSSDFENSVSFAEF, encoded by the coding sequence ATGGATTCTAAGATTGCACTCAGTACGGAAAAACTTGACCTCAACAACCTAAAACCACTCAAAGTTTTAGGTAAAGGAGCAATGGGAACCGTCTTCCTcgttcaacaacaacaacaacacaacaactCTTACATGGCACTTAAGGTTGTTGATAAATCCTCCACTCACGACTCCCACCGTCGAGCCCTCTGGGAAATCCATGTCTTATCCACTTTGGCCCATCCATTTCTCCCTTCTCTTTTGGGCTTCTTCGAAACGGATCAATTATTGGGCTGGGCCGTTCCTTATTGCCCAGGCGGTGACCTCAATGTTCTTCGTTACCGCCAAACGGATCATGTATTCTCCCCAACGGTTATCCGTTTCTACTTAGCAGAGATTCTCTGTGCTCTCGACCACCTTCATACCATGGGCATAGCATATCGTGACCTTAAACCCGAAAACATCCTCATTCAACAATCAGGCCACGTCACCTTAACTGATTTCGATCTCTCACGCAAACTCTCCCCTAAAACCGTTAAAATTAAAACCATCATTTCAGAAAACCACGAATCTCGCCGCGAAATTCGCCACTCGAGGGTCCCACTTAACAGAAAGCCGTTGAAGAATGCAAAGACAGCCAGAGTTAGTCCAGTGAGTCGACGCGGGTTGAGTTTCTCCGACGGCGAACGGTCTAACTCGTTCGTCGGCACGTCGGAATACGTCGCGCCGGAGGTTGTTCGAGGCGATGGACACGAGTTCGCTGTTGATTGGTGGGCCCTTGGGGTTTTGACTTACGAGATGTTATATGGGAAAACGCCGTTTAAGGGGAAGAATCGGAAGGAAACGTTTCGAAACGTGCTTTTCAAGACACCGGAGTTTGTTGGAAGGAAAACGGCGTTAACGGATCTTATTGAACGGTTGCTAGAGAAGGATCCTATGAAACGATTGGGTTATTTTGGAGGTGCTTGTGACATTAAGGAGCATGAATTCTTTAGAGGGGTGAAGTGGAATTTGTTAACGGAGGTTGTACGGCCGCCGTTTATTCCGTCAAGAGATGACGATTATTTGACGGAGGGTAAATTAGCTGCGGGAGTGAATATAAATGACTACTTCGAAAAGTTGAAGTCTCCGCCGTCGTTACCTACTTCACCGTCGTCTGATTTTGAGAATAGTGTTTCTTTTGCTGAGTTCTGA
- the LOC101490971 gene encoding uncharacterized protein, with protein MSTVIKFLQATTVAILILVLSTTVRSCPPSERAALLAFKAALHDSYLGIFNSWTGADCCHKWYGVSCDKETRRVADINLRGESEDPIFERAHRTGYMTGYISPAICKLTRLSSITVADWKNISGEIPRCITSLPFLRIIDLIGNRISSTIPSDIGRLHRLTVLNVADNAISGNIPPSLTNLRSLMHLDIRNNQISGPIPKDFGRLPMLSRALLSGNKISGPIPDSISRIYRLADLDLSRNQVSGPIPESLGKMAVLSTLNLDMNKLSGPIPASLFNSGISDLNLSRNGLNGNLPDVFGARSYFTVLDLSYNSLKGPIPKSMGLASYIGHLDLSYNHLCGKIPVGSPFDHLEASSFVYNDCLCGKPLKVCAN; from the coding sequence ATGAGTACCGTTATTAAGTTTTTACAAGCTACAACAGTTGCAATACTTATACTAGTGCTAAGCACTACCGTCCGGTCATGTCCGCCGTCGGAAAGGGCGGCGCTACTAGCATTCAAGGCGGCTCTCCACGATTCATACCTCGGCATCTTCAACTCATGGACCGGCGCCGACTGCTGTCACAAATGGTACGGCGTTAGTTGCGACAAAGAAACCCGCCGCGTCGCCGATATTAACCTCCGCGGCGAGTCGGAGGATCCAATATTCGAACGAGCACACCGCACCGGCTACATGACCGGTTACATTTCACCGGCGATCTGTAAACTCACTCGTCTCTCAAGCATAACCGTCGCCGATTGGAAAAATATATCCGGCGAGATTCCTCGTTGCATCACTTCACTTCCTTTCCTCCGAATCATTGACCTCATCGGAAACCGCATCTCCAGCACTATTCCCTCCGACATCGGTAGACTCCACCGCCTCACAGTTCTCAACGTCGCCGATAACGCTATCTCCGGTAACATCCCACCGTCGCTAACTAACCTCAGAAGTTTAATGCACCTCGATATTCGTAATAACCAGATCTCCGGGCCCATACCTAAAGACTTTGGCAGGCTTCCAATGCTGAGCCGGGCCTTATTAAGCGGTAACAAAATAAGCGGGCCTATTCCAGATTCAATTTCTCGTATTTACCGTCTCGCAGATCTGGATCTATCTCGTAACCAAGTTTCTGGGCCCATTCCAGAATCATTAGGTAAAATGGCGGTTTTATCCACACTTAATTTGGACATGAATAAACTTTCTGGGCCCATTCCAGCGAGTCTTTTTAATTCGGGAATAAGTGACTTAAACTTAAGCCGTAATGGATTAAATGGTAATTTACCTGATGTGTTCGGTGCAAGATCTTATTTCACGGTGTTGGATTTGTCTTATAACAGTCTTAAAGGGCCCATTCCAAAGTCCATGGGCCTTGCTTCTTATATTGGACATTTGGATTTGAGTTATAATCATTTGTGCGGTAAGATTCCTGTTGGATCCCCGTTTGATCATTTGGAAGCGTCGTCTTTTGTCTACAATGATTGTCTCTGTGGGAAGCCTCTCAAAGTTTGTGCAAATTAA